The sequence ATATATAACCTTTGTCTTTGTTGGATCCCCAGGCTAAGCCAGAGGTAAATAGGTACATTCCTTAGCTACAACATAGTGCAAAAAAATCTCGTGTATCTTTTAATTccgcaattttattaaaaaatttgacaGAAAGATGGTACCCGGTCTAATGGACCTGATTCGCACTAGAAAAGAATCCACTTCCTGGCCGAATCGACCTGGTATCGCATGGTACTTTTATACACGAAAACAGTCCCGCAGCTAGCGTGTTAACCATTCTggatttcataaatatatgtttcaataaaaaaaatggaatctAAATTGTTTGCCTGTCCGCTAAATAGTaggtagtaataaaataaaatttgagtaAAACCTTTTCGAAACGACggtttaatttgtatttttattttctgatgatataagaaattatttttcgttAACGCatccatttaatattttttgcatgCTTCACCTAATTCCTCATGTTCCAGGGTGGTCTAGTCATCACACTCACCACCGGCCAGACCTCCGTCTGCGGCTCCTCCCTCCTGTCCAACACGCGCGCCGTCACCGCCGCCCACTGCTGGAGACACGGCAACAGCCAAGCTCGCCAGTTCGTCGTGGTCCTCGGCTCCACCCTCCTCTTCTCCGGCGGTGTCCGCGTCACCACCTCCAACGTCACTTTGCACGCTAACTACAACGAGTATAATTTGAACAATGACATTGCTATCATTACGCTTAGCTGGGTCACTTACACCAGtgagttttatttcataaattttctgAGGTTTTGATTTCGCTGAGATATTTCTGTCGCAGTTTATTCGCACGCAGTGCTGACTACAACCACTCTGCAACAATGAGAATTACAATAGGTTCTCGGCCGCAGTGGCAATGTATTCACTTTATATTATGAACAATTGTGAGCATTTATAGTTAGTCTTGAAAACATTGGTTCTAATAGCAGCTCTGTGTCAAGCAGCTCCTGCTTGTAACATAAAAGTTGGAACACGTTACTCCTGTTTAATATGATAGGCCCAAACAGTAATCTTACTcaactattttctttgttatattCATTGCAACCTTTATTCCTTTTTCCAGACGTCATCCAGCCAATTGGACTCCCCACTAGCCAGACTAACAACCTCTTCGTTGGCACATGGGCTTGGGCTGCAGGATTTGGGGCCACTGGTgatagtaagtatatattatcatTGGATAAAATGTCTAACAAACTTCCTGGAGATAAAGTCCCATGGGACTCTACAAAAATCTCTAATTATCTCTATGGCAACATTTGgttgtgtttattttaacttataagTTCCACATACAATTTCAAGACTTAGACAATAAGTTGTACTTTTGCTAAAATATTGTCTACCAGTTGACCTTTGGGTTGTTTCCTTTCGAGACCTTCTCTCATCTTTGTGTGTTTCCAGTCACATCTTTATTAGTCAACTGTTATTCTTCTCTTCAATTAGTTTCCAGTCCCAGTTTGGAGTCAATTGGCtcttacctacataaataaaacgttcgacgaatttttaatttctttttttttctcagaCAGCCCCATCACCACCAGCCAGTTCCTGAGCGAGGTCTCCCTGCAAGTGATCACCAACGCTGTGTGCGCCTCCACTTACAACAACTCTGTGGTCGTCAGCTCCGTCATCTGCGTGAGCGGCCAGGGCCGCAGCACCTGCGGCGGGGACTCCGGCGGCTCCCTGTGGGTGTGGGTCGGCAGCGAGCGCAACCTGGTTAGTATTACGTCATTTGTTTACACTACTTATTCCATACTAGAGTATGCGGCTTCGTGAAGCTCCCATTAAATTTCGTCCCCGCGGGGATTTCGGGTAATACTTCCCTAGTACACCCCTAGACTATATATTTGGACTGTGCGTTAATTTATCACTCAGTCAgccctttttaaatatattactcTTAGTAATGATTTCATCTAGATTATCTATCACAGTTTTGAGTGCTtactcatggatgtcgttgaTAAAACGAGAGAAAGAAAGATCAAAGACTCTTTGATAGATAGATGATACTGATGATGGCTGGGTCTTGACGGTTTCTTCAGTAGTATTTTCTTACTAATCTCCGCTATGAATAAGGCAATAGAATTATGGTGCCGTAATTCATTGTCACCTTCCAGATTGGTATCACCTCCTTCGGTCACGCGAGCGGCTGCCAGCGCAACTTCCCCGCCGGCTTCGTCAGAGTCACTTCCTTCATCTCCTGGATCCAGGCTCGTCTTTGAGACATCAATGGCTTCGATATATGACAATGTCTGATGTAAACTTAATAACTAGTTATTTTGTATCTCAGTAATTAAA is a genomic window of Amyelois transitella isolate CPQ chromosome 28, ilAmyTran1.1, whole genome shotgun sequence containing:
- the LOC106139365 gene encoding collagenase-like, coding for MKFLVVLVALAAAVLAEEPIFKDYHQEIGVSLAAKIKAREEAADFDGSRITGGNASVLGSHPHLGGLVITLTTGQTSVCGSSLLSNTRAVTAAHCWRHGNSQARQFVVVLGSTLLFSGGVRVTTSNVTLHANYNEYNLNNDIAIITLSWVTYTNVIQPIGLPTSQTNNLFVGTWAWAAGFGATGDNSPITTSQFLSEVSLQVITNAVCASTYNNSVVVSSVICVSGQGRSTCGGDSGGSLWVWVGSERNLIGITSFGHASGCQRNFPAGFVRVTSFISWIQARL